A genome region from Arachis duranensis cultivar V14167 chromosome 8, aradu.V14167.gnm2.J7QH, whole genome shotgun sequence includes the following:
- the LOC127739681 gene encoding uncharacterized protein LOC127739681, whose translation MHIEKNIVDSILGTLLDISGKTKDHLNARYDLKEIGIRKNLHPKEIRGHRKVKFAKACFSMTKAEKSIFCDVLKKAKLPDGAASNISRCVNLAERKVSGYKTHDAPFMLHYLLQIPIKSILPDSVAIPLIRLGSFFRQLCQKVITLEEINQLEAEIVITLCQLERIFPPSFFDIMMHLPIHLANEVRLGGPVQFRWMYPPERYMCTLKSYVRNRSRPEGSIAEAYLVDECLTFCSRYLHDGVQTKLNRIPRNNDANDFEAEIPHSFPILFPKKGCPLGAKKGEIFSLDDKSRNQAHSYILLNCGKIEDYVREHEADQQGTSWVKAKNHSMNFPSWFKARAMRQNVPDWIKELSRGPNKIAKRYSGYFINGYRFHTRQREARRKTQNSGVTLVALTTSFVSAKNPNPIRAKVSYYGRINDIIELDYFGNFKVVVFRCDWYETQEDGYGSSYVQFNKKCYQEEPFVLACQVHQCFYVQDPFDQNKHYVMKSIPRDLFSIGDEADVDPQAIYEKEPSDQSMGPSIPNDNGEIDLIRGDLHEVVIDASKGVLLSQEYNTESEDNSEDDIE comes from the exons ATGCATATAGAAAAGAATATAGTTGACAGTATTCTTGGAACTCTCTTGGATATATCTGGAAAGACAAAAGACCACCTAAATGCTCGATATGACTTGAAAGAAATAGGCATTCGTAAGAATCTTCATCCAAAAGAAATAAGAGGTCATAGAAAAGTGAAGTTTGCAAAAGCATGTTTCTCCATGACTAAAGCTgagaaatcaattttttgtgaTGTCTTGAAGAAAGCAAAGCTACCTGATGGTGCTGCCTCAAATATTTCTCGATGCGTGAACCTTGCAGAAAGAAAAGTATCAGGTTACAAGACTCATGATGCCCCTTTTATGCTGCATTATTTGCTGCAAATTCCCATCAAAAGTATACTTCCAGATTCGGTCGCAATCCCTTTAATTCGGCTTGGCTCTTTTTTTCGTCAGTTATGTCAAAAGGTTATCACATTAGAAGAGATAAATCAATTGGAAGCAGAGATTGTGATAACACTATGCCAATTGGAGAGGATTTTTCCTCCTTCATTTTTTGACATAATGATGCATTTGCCTATTCATTTGGCTAATGAAGTGAGACTAGGCGGCCCAGTTCAATTTCGGTGGATGTATCCTCCCGAAAGATACATGTGTACTTTAAAGTCATATGTTCGAAATAGAAGTCGTCCTGAAGGATCTATTGCGGAGGCCTACTTGGTTGATGAGTGTTTAACTTTTTGCTCACGTTATTTACATGATGGTGTTCAAACAAAATTGAATAGAATACCCCGGAATAATGATGCTAATGACTTTGAAGCGGAAATTCCACATTCATTTCCAATTTTGTTTCCTAAGAAAGGCTGTCCATTGGGAGCAAAGAAGGGTGAGATTTTTTCTCTTGACGACAAGTCTCGAAACCAAGCCCATAGCTATATATTATTGAACTGTGGAAAAATTGAAGACTATGTTAG AGAGCATGAGGCTGATCAACAAGGAACAAGTTGGGTGAAAGCTAAGAACCATAGTATGAACTTTCCCTCATGGTTTAAAGCACGTGCCATGCGTCAGAATGTTCCAGATTGGATTAAGGAGCTTTCTAGAGGGCCCAACAAGATTGCAAAAAGATATTCAGGGTATTTTATCAATGGGTATAGATTTCATACTAGGCAACGTGAGGCAAGACGCAAGACGCAAAATAGTGGTGTAACTTTAGTTGCGTTGACTACGAGCTTTGTAAGTGCAAAGAATCCAAATCCAATTCGTGCAAAAGTTTCCTACTATGGCAGAATAAATGATATAATTGAGTTAGACTACTTTGGCAATTTTAAGGTTGTAGTGTTTAGATGTGACTGGTATGAGACTCAAGAGGATGGCTATGGCTCTTCGTATGTTCAATTCAACAAAAAATGCTATCAAGAAGAGCCTTTTGTGTTGGCATGTCAAGTACACCAATGCTTCTATGTGCAAGATCCATTTGATCAAAATAAACATTATGTTATGAAGTCAATTCCAAGGGATTTATTTAGCATAGGTGACGAAGCTGATGTTGATCCCCAAGCTATATATGAAAAAGAGCCATCTGACCAGTCAATGGGTCCTTCTATACCCAATGATAATGgtgaaattgatttgattagggGTGACTTACACGAAGTTGTTATAGATGCTTCAAAAGGAGTTCTTCTTTCACAAGAATACAACACAGAATCAGAAGATAATTCCGAAGACGACATTGAATGA
- the LOC127741054 gene encoding uncharacterized protein LOC127741054, with product MGMGLSPGAAGAGGLPMMGGTPWPVAAIMEGSAWRRSHSIVSPSLLLLSSRVSWKTKAAHAMDRRTRRSRPSTLMWRSFLRLLDMAVLIALLLAAAMGAISMGLWFWADKGEEEYGTLLSFSFFIEVIVFSPLFCVSLKVLLMDAD from the coding sequence ATGGGAATGGGGTTATCTCCTGGTGCCGCTGGGGCTGGGGGGTTACCGATGATGGGTGGAACACCGTGGCCGGTGGCGGCGATAATGGAGGGCTCTGCTTGGCGGAGGAGCCACTCAATAGTCTCGCCGTCGCTCTTGTTGTTGAGCTCGCGAGTGAGTTGGAAGACAAAGGCGGCGCATGCGATGGACAGGCGGACACGGCGGTCTCGGCCTTCCACCTTGATGTGGCGGTCCTTCCTGCGTCTGCTGGACATGGCGGTGCTGATTGCGTTGTTGTTGGCTGCTGCCATGGGTGCAATTTCCATGGGTCTTTGGTTTTGGGCAgacaaaggagaagaagaatatgGAACACTGCTCTCATTCTCATTCTTCATTGAAGTCATTgttttctctcctctcttttgTGTTTCTCTGAAAGTTCTTCTGATGGATGCAGATTAA